The following proteins are encoded in a genomic region of Nicoliella spurrieriana:
- a CDS encoding IpaB/EvcA family protein — MEPQDIKLNEQTQSLLNVVNKFFPGKVEVQFIGRLQAGYVRHDQAQAVQDGKNVYIQISDLSAPNYTASHELLHLLMTLRGFPQVFFSLTTGNSELDDQLQAMGIELFDIVSHFVVVAEQRKHGLINANIEEMYLKGIHETIKPEPKELDDEMSIRLLTLLDAMVFYGDQFEQVEAQLNQSYPVALAAAKKIYQVITEKPTDSPFGLRRNVVKLFRAFDDQLKAWNLPPLNNKDFTTITSVLSERQLNLKVKQMFEIFHSELHEKSTDRRAYVGFSKVDDQNSFVIAAPTGMDDSPAYFKKLYEMSVKELFKELKMPFIIR, encoded by the coding sequence TTGGAACCACAAGATATTAAGTTAAATGAACAGACCCAAAGTTTATTGAACGTTGTGAATAAATTTTTTCCAGGGAAGGTTGAGGTTCAATTTATTGGCCGCCTCCAAGCTGGTTATGTAAGACACGACCAGGCGCAAGCGGTTCAAGATGGTAAGAATGTCTATATTCAAATTTCTGATTTATCAGCACCAAATTATACGGCGTCACACGAGTTGTTACACTTATTAATGACCCTTCGTGGGTTTCCACAGGTGTTCTTTTCATTAACGACCGGGAATTCTGAACTAGATGATCAGCTCCAAGCAATGGGAATTGAACTATTCGATATCGTTTCTCATTTTGTAGTCGTTGCTGAACAACGGAAACATGGATTAATCAATGCGAACATTGAAGAAATGTATCTGAAGGGGATTCATGAGACCATCAAGCCAGAACCCAAGGAATTAGATGATGAAATGTCGATTCGGTTATTGACTCTGTTGGACGCAATGGTGTTTTATGGCGACCAATTTGAGCAGGTCGAAGCCCAGTTGAATCAATCATACCCAGTCGCTTTGGCAGCTGCTAAAAAGATTTACCAAGTGATTACCGAAAAACCGACCGATTCACCATTCGGACTCCGGCGAAATGTCGTTAAATTATTCCGGGCCTTTGATGATCAACTAAAGGCATGGAACTTGCCACCTTTAAATAATAAGGACTTTACCACCATTACGAGTGTATTATCAGAACGCCAACTGAACTTAAAGGTTAAGCAAATGTTTGAAATCTTTCATTCAGAGTTACATGAAAAGTCGACTGATCGACGCGCATACGTTGGGTTTAGTAAGGTCGATGATCAAAATTCATTCGTAATTGCTGCACCAACCGGGATGGATGATAGTCCAGCCTACTTCAAGAAGCTTTATGAAATGAGTGTAAAGGAGCTCTTTAAGGAATTAAAGATGCCATTTATTATTCGCTAA